The following are from one region of the Paenibacillus sp. KS-LC4 genome:
- the ftsA gene encoding cell division protein FtsA yields the protein MSSNDIIVSLDIGTSKVRAIIGEVNNGAINIIGVGSADSEGIRKGAIVDIDQTVQSIRNAIEHAERMVGIQISDVYVGIQGNHIALQTNHGVVAVSNEDREIGEEDIERVVQAAKVVALPPEREIINLVPKQYLVDGLEGISDPRGMIGVRLEVEATIVTGTKTAIHNLMRCVEKAGLRISGVILMSLASGVISLTKDEKMMGTVLADIGAGSCTITIFEQGGLAATSTLPIGGEYVTNDIAYGLRTQSDQAEKIKLKYGCSYIGDAAEDVKFKVLRMGSNVEKEFSQVDLASIIEPRMQEIFSLIKQEVRRLGYHDKVSSYVLTGGAVTMPGTLALAQAELESTVRVALPDYIGVRDPAYSSGVGMIQYVSKYMGVRGTTSTVKKAASSRKTGSTASSKPGMFERIKNMFNEFI from the coding sequence TTGAGCAGCAACGACATCATCGTCAGTTTAGACATCGGTACATCCAAAGTTCGTGCTATTATTGGCGAAGTGAATAACGGAGCCATTAATATTATTGGAGTTGGATCTGCCGACTCAGAGGGTATTCGCAAAGGAGCTATTGTAGATATCGACCAGACCGTTCAGTCGATTCGCAATGCGATAGAGCATGCGGAACGAATGGTAGGTATTCAAATATCAGACGTCTATGTAGGGATTCAAGGCAATCATATTGCTTTGCAAACCAATCATGGCGTCGTTGCCGTATCCAATGAGGACCGTGAAATTGGCGAGGAAGATATTGAAAGAGTTGTACAGGCTGCGAAAGTAGTAGCCTTGCCGCCTGAACGCGAGATTATTAATTTAGTGCCAAAGCAATATTTGGTAGACGGACTGGAGGGCATATCCGATCCTCGGGGGATGATCGGCGTGCGTCTGGAAGTGGAAGCCACTATTGTAACCGGTACTAAGACAGCGATACATAATTTGATGCGCTGTGTGGAGAAAGCAGGGCTCCGCATTTCTGGTGTCATATTGATGTCATTGGCATCCGGCGTTATATCGCTGACGAAAGATGAGAAAATGATGGGTACTGTACTTGCGGATATCGGAGCAGGCTCCTGTACGATTACGATTTTCGAGCAGGGTGGACTTGCAGCGACTTCTACGCTTCCTATCGGCGGAGAATACGTAACGAACGATATCGCATATGGTTTGCGTACCCAAAGTGATCAAGCTGAGAAAATCAAGCTGAAATACGGCTGCTCCTACATTGGCGATGCTGCGGAAGATGTGAAGTTCAAAGTTCTCCGTATGGGAAGCAATGTAGAGAAGGAATTTTCTCAAGTCGATTTGGCGAGCATTATCGAGCCTCGGATGCAGGAGATTTTCAGCCTGATCAAGCAAGAGGTTCGTCGTCTTGGTTATCATGACAAGGTCAGCAGCTATGTGCTGACTGGAGGAGCAGTGACAATGCCGGGCACATTGGCGCTTGCTCAAGCAGAGCTTGAATCCACCGTACGCGTGGCACTTCCGGATTATATCGGCGTGCGCGATCCTGCTTACAGCAGCGGTGTAGGAATGATTCAATACGTATCGAAATATATGGGAGTGCGCGGAACAACCAGCACAGTAAAAAAAGCCGCAAGCAGCCGCA
- a CDS encoding FtsQ-type POTRA domain-containing protein, translating to MSAPMPVLKKPVGKRKGNRKLLSVLVLLFVILLSVLFFNSSISKISEIHIEGTAYTTAAEIGQAAAISVGDAFFGTTSATIEEAVKAIPTINNVTVDKAFPGKVTITVEEYPVVAFELFSDGHLTALLANGSELPAANEELLVNKPVLSGWKQGDAYRVKLAEQLGKIPAKQLSDLSEIMPYPSKAYPDRIKIYTRTKFEVVTAISLLSEKIETMNAVIETQEPGKITLLLADTYDSFIKTDPENEEGS from the coding sequence ATGAGCGCGCCGATGCCAGTGCTTAAAAAACCGGTAGGCAAACGAAAGGGCAATCGCAAGCTGCTTAGCGTGCTTGTGCTGCTTTTTGTCATTTTGCTGTCCGTATTGTTTTTTAATTCTTCCATTAGTAAAATTTCGGAAATTCATATTGAAGGCACTGCCTATACGACTGCTGCAGAAATTGGACAGGCTGCCGCTATTTCAGTGGGAGACGCTTTTTTTGGTACAACGTCGGCAACGATTGAGGAAGCGGTTAAAGCAATTCCGACCATTAATAATGTCACCGTGGACAAAGCTTTCCCAGGGAAGGTGACGATTACAGTAGAGGAATACCCTGTCGTAGCCTTTGAGCTGTTCAGCGATGGCCATTTGACAGCGCTGCTGGCGAACGGATCGGAGCTTCCAGCAGCCAACGAGGAGCTATTGGTTAATAAGCCTGTATTGTCTGGGTGGAAGCAGGGAGATGCTTACCGCGTAAAGCTTGCGGAGCAGCTTGGCAAAATTCCGGCGAAGCAGTTGTCGGATTTATCCGAAATTATGCCATATCCTTCTAAGGCGTATCCAGACCGCATCAAAATTTATACGCGCACGAAATTTGAGGTTGTGACAGCCATTTCATTGCTGAGCGAGAAAATCGAAACGATGAATGCGGTCATTGAAACACAAGAACCTGGAAAAATAACCCTGCTGCTAGCGGATACTTATGATTCTTTTATAAAAACAGATCCAGAAAATGAAGAAGGCAGTTGA